The sequence GTGCTCGTCTATGCTAGAGCAGCCCTGCAAGGCCGACATTACCGAGTAGGTAGAAGGGGTGCCGCCGAAGccggcaaagagagaggagggaaggcgaATGGGAGACCGGGGGCGTAGCGCTGCTAGACAGACTCGTCACCCCccccgctgcgctgcgcgcacacgccttcCCTGCAACACGGGTTTACGCGCGTATAAGCGGGGTAGGGGTGGGGACCCCTTACATATCCGCACGTGTTAAGACCTGaaccccccttctctctctcctcggtTTGCTTGCTGTCTTCGGTccagtgtgtgcgcgcatgtgtgctgaGGCGTTGTTCTCTTCACTTCTTATTTCCGTTGGTTTTActtgtttgcttgcttgTGCACGCACTCCAGCCGCTTGCAAAGGACGCCACTGTGATGAGGCCCTCGACAACTCCCCTCTGTCCATCCATCTACGCGATTTCAACTTCGGAAATCGGGAGTGCAAAGTGCAACAGTGTGTCACTgtcgctgcacctctctctttctctctgggGGTGGGTGCATTTTCGTTTATGTGTGCGATCTCAAAGCTCTGCCCGACATGTTTTccgcttccctcttcttcttcctgaTGGCGGAGGAAaacaccccccctccctccctcccgcgtGGCGTCATCCGGGGTCCGGCACTCCCCGCACATGAAGCGGCGAGGCCGCGCGGGCCCCCCTCCGTCCCTGCCgatggcgaggcgctgctctggtggcgacggtcGGGCcctgggcggcgctgcggcggagcgACCGGCGACAGCCAACCCATTTGCGCCATCGATGGGGGCCGGCGAAGTGTCGGCGTGACTCGCGCGCATCTCCACGCGGGCCCTCGCGGCCTGTGGGTGCGGGGAACGGGTCGAGCTCGAGGGTGGGGCCCTGCGAGAGACAGGCCCGGGGCGGAGTGCGCGGGGAGGTCGGGCTCGCGTGCTGACGAGTTGGAGCGGCAACGACCTGCTCGtcacattttttttttttgcagcACACATCTCACATCATCTCAGCTACTGGCTGCCACTTCCGACTTCGACTCCTAAGCCACCAACCCGTCATCACACCGCTCTTCTTACCGTCATTTGCACTACGACGTGCTGGAGATATCCAAGCGCTCCCTACCCACGCCACTCGTtttgcccttcccccccccccctctcatcTCTCCCCCACACTCCCGCTTCGACTGtttcagcagcgacgacgacgcctgTCTTGCTGCGTGTTCTTTTAGTTGTCTCTCGTTGCCGGGCTCACTTCGCGTAGGGCCCCGTCCCCTTGCCGTAACGGTGCGCATCGATGCAGGAGCCGGTCGACTGCGCTGGGAGTGCGCATTGAAGACGCAAGCGCCGGCAAGACAGCGTCACCACAGGGAGCTGGAACCCCAAAGAGGATGACGTACCGGCCACCTCTTCTGCCAGGGCGATCGGTGGAATTTGGTGTTCAAAGGCCGCCCATTGTCATTCAAGGCACATCACAAATGGGGAATAGTGGCGCTGTGAggaagatgaggagagggtgagtTGCCAGGTGGGCGTACtacctcaccccctccccggtCTTGCTGTTGATCTCAGGCGCACCGCCCACCGCGGCCATCGTGGCCAGCGCCGCTTCGTCACGCCCCACATGCCCAGGAGCATAGCCGTAGACGTGCACGGAATCAACATGGAACGTGCGCCCATCATTAAAGTGTTACGGTTTGTTTCTGGAGTCCCTTGAACTATCGCCGCCGTtacttctcctcctcctctcctttacatctctctccccgcaTCATGAGCGCTGTACGTGCAATCCTCACCAGCACAACGGGAAGCAGCAcgggagagtgagagagacacgcgCTCGTCATCCGTCTCTTCGAACCACCATCACTGCCAtccccactcccctcccctctccacgcatatgcgcgctgctgtgtctGTCTTTCATCACGTTCCTTCTATCCTCTCTGCTGATGGCGAGCTTAGTCGTGACGGCACGACTGCTGTGCTTCGTCATAGCAGCTGTGCCTGTGGTCACCGCTGTGCAGAGTGGTAGCTGCgtcttcctcacctctccaCCGTCGTACACGTTCATCGGCGGCGGATTTCACATGCGGCTCGCGCTCGAGTACCCCCTCCCGGCCGAGGACGTCCGCTTCAGCTTCGACCTTCCCAAGTCCTTCTTCATcgacgaggcggaggcggtgcagctctaCCGAATGGAGGTGATCTCTGCCAGCCCAGTGACGCAGGGGATGGCCGCTGTCGTAGTGGCCGACATCACGAGCGCCTACACGCCGCTGAACATGTCATCTCAGTATCTCTTTGATATTGAAGCCCCAGTATTTAAGGTCAACTACACGGAAAATCACGTGGAGCTTACCTTCCAGCAGAGGGTTGACGACGGGGCGGGCAGCGCTCTGGACACGTACCTGGCGGAGGACGGGGCGCAGGCGCAGTTCTCTTTTCGTGCGCGCCTCGTCATTCCCATTCACTCCCGCTACGACGTCTtggagacgacgacgcccTTTTCACTGCTGCACTTCATCACCAGTGAGGGCGCCTacgtgcgccgctgcttggTGGAAGTGCACGTCTCTGGCCGTGCAGACCCGCGCTGCTCAACTGGTACGTacagcaccagcgctgccctGGCGACCGTAGAGGAAAGGCTGCATTACACGCCCTGCCTCGACCTGCCTGTTGGTCTGCTGAATGACTTACCGTACGTGTACAACGGACTTATGGCTCTTCTGGTGACTGGCGCGGTTATCGTAATCCTTTCCATTCGTTAGCTCATCTACGTGCTGCTATGAGCACAGTTAttgatgatgatggtgcgagagagacgcgGAGACTGGCCCTTCCTCTGCCCGCACAGTGGCCACTGTAGGACCCCCTTTGCCGTGTGTATGCGCTGTCTTCCGCGCACCCCACGTCACTGCCCTCACCTCATCCTCAtctgtttttttccctccttgcCCGGGCGCATTGGGTGCCCGTTTGTCTCTTCACGGTTGTCTGTGGGTGCGGTGTGGGTATGGAGGAGACAGCAGCACATGCATGCCCGtgagagggtggagaggcaTGAGCGCCGAGGTAGCGACACGACTGGCGtacaccgccacccccttctTTCCGCTTtccctgtgcctgtgcgtgccagcgcctctccgcttcctccacctcaccaCGCCTGTTTCCCCACGCCCGCAGCGTGCTACATCGACTCTGCCCCTTCTCTTACTGccacctcactctctctgccaACTCGTTCGTGCGTGCGGGGGATGAGGCGCACCtctgcactgcctcctctctttgtgctAACATCTCTTCTTCTAATGGAtgacatccgcagcgacgcctccccctcccccacgcgCCTCCGTTCATCTGCACCGACTTCCCCCTCTATCGTTggcgtctccctccctcccccctctctctctgtgtcgcTCGGATTACGCACACgctcgtcgtcttctctttcctcagtGAACTCCGTTAAAGAGGGCCATGTGATtgcccttcacacacacacgcacacccacagtCACTCACACGCTCgcttgcgctgccgccacacacGCGTCTTGGTTGCTGTGGCCTGCCCTCGCACGCCACCGACTAAAGACGGGCAATGAGCCGTGCACTCACGCCGTACCGCGAGTTGCAGCTCCCGCAcccgccggcgctgctctaCAACaacctgcagctgcaccaaAGTGGGACGTACGTATCGTACGCAGCGGACTCCGCCGTGTACACAATTCGGTCGTCGACAGGGGCTCTGTGCTTCAGCCCCCTTCGCTTTCCCGGTGGTCACGTACATCACCTTGCATCCTTGCAGGATGATGCAGAGCAGAACATCATTCTAATCATTGTCCTCTCCACACGCGTGGCTGTTATCGCTGTGAATGGGCAGCAGACCCACATGCTGCCGGTGAAGGACGACCATGCGACGCTGACCTGCGCAGCTGTGGTGCGTGTGGCAGGGAAGAACGAGATGGTGGTCGCGGTCGGCTCATCAGATGGAATACCGCTGTGCAGCCGCTACACTCTCCAAGGGCAGCCCGTGCCATCCGTGGAGCTCACCATGCCAGTGCAAGCGCACGCGAGGCGCAGCATCACGGCCTTGGATCTCGAAGCTGTGGGAGAGGCGTCGCAAGTGGAGATGGCGTCGGGTGACTCCGGCGGCCACGTTGTACTCTGGGCTGACAACAACCCCACACTCACGATTCCACCTGAGAGCGATACAGATGCTGTCACGTGCCTGCGACTGGTCGCCGTCCGCAATGCTGTCGCTGTGGCGTACGGTGGGGGACAAATCAGGCTCATTCAGTGCAGTAGCGGTGCCGTCATAATCAATATTCAGGCCCACTCCCGCTGGATCAACGCACTGGTCTACAGCGCCGCCCAGCACTGGCTGGTGTCTGGCGCCGAGGATGGGCAACTATCGGTATGGGATGTCACCTCCGCTAATCCGACTAGCGTCTGCCTGGCGAGCGGTGCCCTGCGGAATGAACTCCCCACCGGACTGGCCTTCCTGGGCGACCAGGGCGCTCTTCTTGTTGCGTCGTACGATGTAGCCAAgcttcgcttcttctctacTCCCTGTAAGGGACGGTAATGTGGGCCGAGCACGTAAGCGATTTGGTGCGATGTGGAGCGAAGCGGTGGCACTTGTGGAACGCAAAAGTGGAAGGCAAAATGCTccgagagacgcacacagaggtGCGAAAATGAATGCAGCAGTGTGTAGCTGTCGGAGCAGCGGAGAAGCGTTTCGCGTGCTGTTCCCTGCTCTCACACTGCGCAGGATAACCGTATCGTAGCCTCGGCAGCGTACATCTCTAAGAACATCAACAACGCCGCCGAATCAATTCTCATGCACACATGCAACTCTGCACTTGTTCTTTacacttcctcctctcttcggTACTGCCTGCTGCGTGCAGCAGGCACGCTCGCTCTTCCGCCTCTCTGCGGTGCACCAATGTCGCTGGCGGACATGGAAGAAGCTGATACGGTGGAGTTTCTCTCCGAAGACAGCTGCTCAACTGTGTCCGCTCTTTCTCAGGATGTCGCGACTACCACAGCAGACACGTCCCTGCCACTGGCTGCTAACACAGATGAGGAGCAACTGCGTCGCCATACGATGCACGAGTTTGCCTTTATGCCGGAGCTGAGGCCGCAGCCCTCGTGGCTTGAGCAGAGCGGTATCGCAGACGACAGACCATTCACGTTCGTGACGGAGATGAGCTGGGATGCCGCGCACGCTGACCACCTCATCGTCGCTGTACGGTGGCGGGTGACACTGGCTTCATCTGGCACTGCGTTCCCCACACGCCACGCAACACCTTGGGTGCCGTATGCGGTGCCCCTCGCAACGATCATCACTACCGGCACAACGGCCATGGCGGACATGGTGAATACCGTCACGAGCactaccagcagcagcggcgacggaaGCGGCGCGACAACGCAGCTACTGGGCTccgtgcagctgcgccttggaCGCTCGGCGTTCCTTCTCGCTGCCCAGCTCTCCTCGTTTGGGGAAGGCGCATGGGGAAGCAACATTGCCCGTGAGAGCCTCGCCAACGTGGCCGCTTCCATCTCGCGAGCGCAGTGCACGTTGCACCTTCACTACGCGGCAGCCACGACACCGCAGGCGCCGTCCTTGACGCTAACCCGTCCGGTGTGTCGCTCCTTCGACATATTTGCCATTTCCCCTACGACAACTCTCCTCGGGGTTGCCTTGCAGCCCCACCAGCGCTACCACATCAAGCGGAAGCGGGGCACCGGCAAGTCAGCTCACACCGTGGAAGACCAGCCCTGCAACGCAGACGGCGTACTCACCTTGCGAGTGGGACTGCACTGCCATGTGGATGTCGCGTTGGACGGGGTACCTTCCGAGCCTCGTGCTGTCGGACGTACCGACAcgtgcagctccaccgtAACGAACACATACAACGGCAGTCATACGCACACCACACGGAGTGGTCAGACGCAAGACGGCCTGGCGGTGCACCGGACGTTCGCATGCCAGAGTGACGTAGCACGCGAACGCCCTGAGACGATGATGCAGCTACGACGCGGCTGGACAACGTCCCTCATCAccggcgacagcaccgccgtcttAGCGACGCTGTCTGACGTGTCGGACCCCGTCGCGCTGAGCGGCACGAGTGACCATGGGAATGGCAGCCCTGTCGTCCCTGAGGGCCAGGAGGTGGCCGCCGCACCGTCGCACGCGCCCAACACAGAGTCGCTTGGCGACGCACTGCGGGAGTCacggaagcggcggcggtcaACTACGACTtctggcagcgctgctgaggccGTGACCCGGCGAGCCAACGACGCGGAAGCggtgaaaggagaggaggacgacgaggcagacgccgccgcaacACCAAGCGAGATCGTTCTCTTCACGACAGGGATACGACTCAGCGATGCGGAGGAGAAGACACTGAAGGAGCTCGGCAGCCTTGTGAACCCACACCTGCGCCTGGCACGCTACGCCCGCGTtctggtggcgcagcggccgctCGTGCGCAGCGTAAAGCTGCTCACCGTCCTGCCCTACGTCCACGACGTGGTACACCAGAGCTGGCTggacgcggtgctgcacaaaCGCACTCTCGACCTCCCGGTGGAAGGCTACGCTTACAAGGAGCGGAAGATTGCCGGCAGCATTGAGTCCGAGAACGGATTCGACCTTCGCAAAACAATGGGCATAGCGCCGACGGAGCGCCAGCGACTtttcgcgcagcagcgattTTGGGTGCACAAGTCCGCCACCCCGCAGGAGCCGCCGATGAACGACCTCAAGACGGTGCTGACTGCCTCCGGTGGCGTAGTCACACGGCGCGTTCTCGACGCAGACGTCCTCGTCCTGCCGAATCACAA comes from Leishmania panamensis strain MHOM/PA/94/PSC-1 chromosome 6 sequence and encodes:
- a CDS encoding hypothetical protein (TriTrypDB/GeneDB-style sysID: LpmP.06.1100) — protein: MASLVVTARLLCFVIAAVPVVTAVQSGSCVFLTSPPSYTFIGGGFHMRLALEYPLPAEDVRFSFDLPKSFFIDEAEAVQLYRMEVISASPVTQGMAAVVVADITSAYTPLNMSSQYLFDIEAPVFKVNYTENHVELTFQQRVDDGAGSALDTYLAEDGAQAQFSFRARLVIPIHSRYDVLETTTPFSLLHFITSEGAYVRRCLVEVHVSGRADPRCSTGTYSTSAALATVEERLHYTPCLDLPVGLLNDLPYVYNGLMALLVTGAVIVILSIR
- a CDS encoding hypothetical protein (TriTrypDB/GeneDB-style sysID: LpmP.06.1110), with product MSRALTPYRELQLPHPPALLYNNLQLHQSGTYVSYAADSAVYTIRSSTGALCFSPLRFPGGHVHHLASLQDDAEQNIILIIVLSTRVAVIAVNGQQTHMLPVKDDHATLTCAAVVRVAGKNEMVVAVGSSDGIPLCSRYTLQGQPVPSVELTMPVQAHARRSITALDLEAVGEASQVEMASGDSGGHVVLWADNNPTLTIPPESDTDAVTCLRLVAVRNAVAVAYGGGQIRLIQCSSGAVIINIQAHSRWINALVYSAAQHWLVSGAEDGQLSVWDVTSANPTSVCLASGALRNELPTGLAFLGDQGALLVASYDVAKLRFFSTPCKGR
- a CDS encoding hypothetical protein (TriTrypDB/GeneDB-style sysID: LpmP.06.1120), translating into MHTCNSALVLYTSSSLRYCLLRAAGTLALPPLCGAPMSLADMEEADTVEFLSEDSCSTVSALSQDVATTTADTSLPLAANTDEEQLRRHTMHEFAFMPELRPQPSWLEQSGIADDRPFTFVTEMSWDAAHADHLIVAVRWRVTLASSGTAFPTRHATPWVPYAVPLATIITTGTTAMADMVNTVTSTTSSSGDGSGATTQLLGSVQLRLGRSAFLLAAQLSSFGEGAWGSNIARESLANVAASISRAQCTLHLHYAAATTPQAPSLTLTRPVCRSFDIFAISPTTTLLGVALQPHQRYHIKRKRGTGKSAHTVEDQPCNADGVLTLRVGLHCHVDVALDGVPSEPRAVGRTDTCSSTVTNTYNGSHTHTTRSGQTQDGLAVHRTFACQSDVARERPETMMQLRRGWTTSLITGDSTAVLATLSDVSDPVALSGTSDHGNGSPVVPEGQEVAAAPSHAPNTESLGDALRESRKRRRSTTTSGSAAEAVTRRANDAEAVKGEEDDEADAAATPSEIVLFTTGIRLSDAEEKTLKELGSLVNPHLRLARYARVLVAQRPLVRSVKLLTVLPYVHDVVHQSWLDAVLHKRTLDLPVEGYAYKERKIAGSIESENGFDLRKTMGIAPTERQRLFAQQRFWVHKSATPQEPPMNDLKTVLTASGGVVTRRVLDADVLVLPNHKPTLSCWRGIAQQLGGVARALASSTPATLLQCKRAGVLFVVPDDIFKCVLQQRPLSTSTIALPRQFQTEATSPRGSAGAASARRRSSQSKRAPTTQWSSQPSSHKRAQ